From Halosolutus amylolyticus, a single genomic window includes:
- a CDS encoding anthranilate synthase component II translates to MTDAPTRILVVDNYDSFVYNLVQYVGEIADEVIVRRNDAIDLADLAAIDPTGIVVSPGPGTPAAAGISIPLFAETEYPILGVCLGHQALCAAHGAPVVHAPEVVHGKPSAVSHDGEGIFADLPAEFQVGRYHSLAIERADLPPSLVETAQTTDERGVLMAVRHREKPHVGVQFHPESILTRTHDEGCDADVSGTADGDGDPAGNGISLAIGKRLIGNFCELAADHQRRRPEGERR, encoded by the coding sequence GTGACTGACGCCCCGACTCGAATCCTCGTGGTCGACAACTACGACTCGTTCGTCTACAACCTCGTCCAGTACGTCGGCGAGATCGCCGACGAGGTGATCGTCCGACGCAACGACGCGATCGACCTCGCGGATCTCGCGGCGATCGACCCGACGGGGATCGTCGTCTCGCCGGGACCGGGGACGCCCGCGGCGGCCGGGATCTCGATCCCGCTGTTCGCCGAGACCGAGTATCCGATTCTCGGGGTGTGTCTCGGCCACCAGGCCCTGTGTGCGGCACACGGCGCGCCGGTCGTCCACGCGCCCGAGGTGGTCCACGGGAAGCCCTCGGCGGTCAGCCACGACGGTGAGGGGATCTTCGCGGATCTGCCGGCGGAGTTCCAGGTCGGCCGCTACCACTCGCTCGCGATCGAGCGGGCCGACCTGCCGCCCTCGCTCGTCGAGACGGCGCAGACGACCGACGAGCGCGGGGTGCTGATGGCGGTTCGACACCGAGAGAAGCCCCACGTGGGGGTCCAGTTCCACCCCGAGAGCATCCTCACGCGGACCCACGACGAGGGATGCGACGCGGACGTGAGCGGAACCGCGGATGGGGACGGTGACCCGGCCGGGAACGGCATCTCGCTCGCGATCGGCAAACGACTGATCGGGAACTTCTGCGAACTGGCCGCCGACCACCAGCGGCGACGGCCGGAGGGAGAGCGACGATGA
- a CDS encoding aminotransferase class IV: MTESDPLLYHVDGDLVPASEATVSVDDRGFRYGDAAFETCRAYGGTIFAWDAHADRLARTCEALSLDHGLSADDLRARIDETLAANGLEDAYVRLSITRGIQPGKLDPRPEVDPTVVIYVTPLPRGGTAGESVWDEPATVRTVETRRIPDAAIPAAAKTHNYLNGILARAELRGTDADEALVRDLDGNVAEGATSNLWFVREGTLHTPTTDGPVLPGITRAIVRELAAEAGIPVQEGAYAVADVRAADEAFLTNRTWELRPIASLDGGAIGGGPVTDRLSRLYDERVERTCYE, translated from the coding sequence ATGACCGAGAGCGATCCCCTCCTGTACCACGTCGACGGCGATCTCGTGCCCGCGAGCGAGGCGACAGTCAGCGTCGACGATCGGGGCTTTCGCTACGGCGACGCCGCCTTCGAGACCTGCCGGGCCTACGGCGGGACGATCTTCGCGTGGGACGCCCACGCCGATCGGCTCGCCCGGACCTGCGAGGCGCTGTCGCTCGATCACGGACTCTCGGCCGACGACCTGCGCGCGCGGATCGACGAGACCCTCGCGGCGAACGGGCTGGAAGACGCGTACGTTCGACTCTCGATCACCCGGGGGATCCAGCCCGGCAAACTCGACCCACGGCCCGAGGTCGACCCGACGGTCGTGATCTACGTCACGCCGCTCCCCCGCGGCGGCACCGCGGGCGAGTCGGTCTGGGACGAACCGGCAACGGTCCGGACCGTCGAGACGCGCCGGATCCCCGACGCGGCGATCCCGGCGGCCGCAAAGACGCACAACTACCTGAACGGGATCCTCGCGCGGGCCGAACTCCGCGGGACCGACGCGGACGAGGCCCTCGTCCGTGATCTCGACGGGAACGTGGCGGAAGGGGCCACGAGCAACCTCTGGTTCGTTCGCGAGGGAACGCTCCACACACCGACGACGGACGGCCCCGTCCTGCCGGGGATCACCCGTGCGATCGTCCGGGAACTGGCCGCCGAGGCCGGGATTCCGGTTCAAGAAGGGGCCTACGCAGTCGCGGACGTGCGCGCGGCCGACGAGGCCTTCCTCACGAACCGTACCTGGGAGCTACGGCCGATCGCGTCCCTCGACGGGGGCGCGATCGGCGGCGGCCCCGTCACCGATCGGCTGTCGCGGCTGTACGACGAGCGCGTCGAGCGGACGTGTTACGAGTGA
- a CDS encoding MATE family efflux transporter, translating to MVEQFLRTLMRTTDVVVTGLFSPAAVAAVGLADLYARLPLRIGLGLGSGVIALSSQDTGSGATANRDEAITQAILIGAVAGLPFVLFGVLFGRWAIAILGAETDVARMGGLYLAVIFATSPARHVTLVAARSIQGAGDTRTPMYVNGVSNTLNIVGTLVLGLGLGPAPRLHILGVGIATAFGNVFSAVVLAGAIWGPWTPAGFVRPRQWTITRQLLAISAPRIAEGLVTTAIEFPFNSILLVFGTEVNAGYQIGRRVYQQLTGPLSRGYRTGTSIVVGQTLGDGDPAGARYDGWAAAALGVLTVGSLGVVLFVGAEPLVSLFTDDPETLSAAAGFARAYALAAPVTALYIVLAGALTSGSDTRTPFVARVTGMFVGMLGVSAVGGIALGYGVPAVYASIVVYYVWATCYVVLGYYRGGWVDRTQAMMDERGSTPGED from the coding sequence ATGGTCGAGCAGTTCCTCCGGACGCTGATGCGGACGACGGACGTCGTCGTCACGGGGCTGTTCTCGCCCGCAGCGGTCGCCGCCGTCGGCCTCGCCGACCTGTACGCCCGATTGCCGCTTCGCATCGGGCTCGGTCTCGGTAGCGGGGTGATCGCCCTCTCGAGCCAGGATACGGGCAGCGGCGCGACCGCGAACCGGGACGAGGCGATCACGCAGGCGATCCTGATCGGCGCGGTCGCCGGGCTCCCGTTCGTCCTGTTCGGCGTTCTCTTCGGCCGGTGGGCGATCGCGATCCTGGGGGCCGAGACGGACGTCGCCCGCATGGGCGGGCTCTACCTCGCGGTCATCTTCGCGACCAGCCCGGCCAGACACGTCACGCTCGTCGCCGCGCGATCGATCCAGGGGGCCGGCGACACGCGGACGCCGATGTACGTCAACGGCGTCTCGAACACGCTCAACATCGTCGGGACGCTGGTCCTCGGGTTGGGGCTCGGTCCGGCCCCGCGACTCCACATCCTCGGCGTCGGCATCGCGACCGCGTTCGGCAACGTCTTCTCCGCGGTCGTGCTCGCCGGTGCGATCTGGGGACCGTGGACGCCCGCCGGGTTCGTCCGGCCGCGCCAGTGGACGATCACCAGGCAGTTGCTCGCGATCAGCGCCCCGCGGATCGCCGAGGGGCTGGTGACGACGGCGATCGAGTTCCCGTTCAACTCGATCCTGCTGGTCTTCGGGACGGAGGTCAACGCCGGCTACCAGATCGGCAGGCGCGTCTACCAGCAACTTACCGGCCCGCTGTCGCGGGGGTATCGCACCGGGACGAGCATCGTCGTCGGCCAGACGCTCGGCGACGGCGACCCGGCGGGGGCGCGGTACGACGGCTGGGCCGCGGCCGCACTCGGGGTCCTAACAGTCGGTTCGCTCGGCGTCGTCCTCTTCGTCGGTGCCGAGCCGCTCGTCTCCCTCTTCACCGACGATCCGGAGACGCTGTCCGCCGCGGCCGGCTTCGCTCGCGCCTACGCGCTCGCGGCACCGGTCACCGCGCTGTACATCGTTCTCGCGGGCGCGCTCACGAGCGGGAGCGACACGCGGACGCCGTTCGTCGCCCGGGTCACGGGCATGTTCGTCGGGATGCTCGGCGTCTCGGCCGTGGGCGGCATCGCGCTCGGCTACGGCGTGCCGGCGGTGTACGCGTCGATCGTCGTCTACTACGTCTGGGCCACGTGCTACGTCGTCCTCGGCTACTACCGGGGTGGCTGGGTCGACCGTACGCAGGCGATGATGGACGAGCGCGGCAGTACGCCCGGCGAGGACTGA
- a CDS encoding saccharopine dehydrogenase family protein — MDSLLVYGSYGYTGRLVAREAVARGGSPVVAGRDGRQVRRQADELGVEARTFDLAGDVAARIDSFDAVLNCAGPFAETADPLLEACLATGTDYLDITGEFPVFERLRQHDADAREAGITVLPGVGFDVVPSDCLAAVLHDQVPAADELTLAISGSVSVSRGTARTILDLLGNGVVRRNGRLVEVPAAFRTREIDFGDGPEPAVTAPWGDVVTAAHSTGVESIAVYVAVPPAARRALGLATALGWLVDRRPIERALEWAIDAAVDGPSERDLATDTAVVWGEVRDTETGRTARGRLGTPNPYALTAESAVSAAERVLDGEGRVPKGFQTPATALGTDFALDLAGTDLELLDVPTDSSEGLRSAPESRD; from the coding sequence ATGGACTCCCTCCTCGTCTACGGGTCGTACGGCTACACCGGTCGGCTGGTAGCGCGCGAAGCCGTCGCACGAGGAGGGTCGCCCGTCGTCGCCGGTCGGGACGGACGGCAGGTACGCCGACAGGCCGACGAACTCGGCGTCGAGGCCCGGACCTTCGACCTCGCTGGCGACGTCGCCGCCAGGATCGACAGCTTCGACGCGGTGTTGAACTGCGCGGGCCCGTTCGCCGAGACGGCCGATCCGCTGCTCGAGGCCTGTCTCGCCACCGGGACGGACTACCTCGACATCACCGGCGAGTTCCCCGTGTTCGAACGGCTCCGCCAGCACGACGCGGACGCCCGCGAGGCGGGGATCACGGTCCTGCCCGGCGTCGGCTTCGACGTCGTCCCCTCGGACTGTCTGGCCGCCGTCCTCCACGACCAGGTGCCGGCGGCCGACGAACTCACGCTGGCGATCAGCGGCTCCGTCTCCGTTTCCCGCGGAACGGCCCGGACGATCCTCGACCTGCTCGGGAACGGCGTCGTCCGTCGAAACGGCCGCCTCGTCGAGGTTCCGGCGGCGTTCCGGACCCGCGAGATCGACTTCGGAGACGGTCCCGAACCCGCCGTCACGGCTCCATGGGGCGACGTCGTCACCGCAGCGCACAGCACCGGCGTCGAGTCGATCGCGGTGTACGTCGCCGTCCCGCCCGCCGCGAGACGGGCGCTGGGACTGGCGACCGCGCTCGGCTGGCTGGTCGATCGGCGGCCGATCGAGCGAGCCCTCGAGTGGGCGATCGACGCCGCCGTCGACGGCCCGAGCGAACGGGACCTGGCGACCGACACCGCAGTGGTCTGGGGCGAGGTCCGGGACACGGAGACCGGGCGGACCGCCCGCGGCCGACTGGGGACGCCGAACCCCTACGCGCTGACGGCCGAATCCGCGGTGAGCGCGGCCGAGCGGGTCCTCGACGGCGAGGGCCGCGTCCCGAAGGGATTCCAGACCCCGGCGACCGCACTGGGCACCGATTTCGCGCTCGACCTCGCGGGGACGGACCTGGAACTGCTCGACGTCCCCACCGATTCGAGCGAGGGACTCCGATCGGCACCCGAGTCCAGGGACTGA
- a CDS encoding transposase, with the protein MAQFRDLITFKGQRVSSAFFRAERNGAEVLAEKFRSRWGVETSCRVIKNRFLPQSGSSQIEHRLFLFGYAVLLYNMWTVANAIGADRDDDHDLSEDGKYWKTVVFLSNMIDDPASLEIGEVPEGELSEFIEMIQSDFYLKFSV; encoded by the coding sequence GTGGCCCAGTTTCGTGACCTGATCACGTTTAAAGGTCAGCGAGTATCGAGTGCGTTCTTCAGGGCGGAGCGAAACGGCGCGGAGGTGCTGGCAGAAAAGTTCCGTAGTAGATGGGGGGTAGAGACCTCATGTCGAGTAATCAAGAATCGGTTTCTGCCACAGTCGGGTTCGAGTCAGATTGAACACCGGCTGTTCCTGTTCGGCTACGCGGTGCTGCTGTACAACATGTGGACGGTGGCGAACGCGATTGGTGCCGACCGGGACGACGATCACGACCTCAGCGAGGACGGGAAATACTGGAAGACGGTCGTGTTCCTGAGTAACATGATTGATGACCCGGCGTCACTCGAAATTGGGGAAGTTCCCGAGGGAGAGTTATCAGAATTCATCGAGATGATTCAGAGCGATTTTTACTTGAAGTTCAGCGTCTGA
- a CDS encoding Rieske (2Fe-2S) protein: MAATDRITSLSDVPDSSTFCFRVRNGNDDEREAILVRDGTDDVACWLNYCQHFTHINLDKGSGAPMRDGEIVCANHGAYFDADSGQCTFGPCEGAYLTAIDVAVDDGVVYLTDEAYEFVGPGPIETDDADRTSTSNVEF; the protein is encoded by the coding sequence ATGGCGGCCACAGACCGGATCACATCGCTTTCGGACGTTCCCGACTCCTCCACGTTTTGCTTTCGCGTCCGGAACGGGAACGACGACGAACGGGAGGCGATCCTCGTCAGGGATGGCACCGACGACGTCGCGTGCTGGCTCAACTACTGCCAGCACTTCACACACATCAATCTGGACAAGGGATCGGGCGCACCGATGCGCGACGGCGAGATCGTCTGTGCCAACCACGGGGCGTACTTCGACGCCGACTCCGGACAGTGTACCTTCGGCCCGTGTGAAGGCGCGTATCTCACGGCGATCGACGTCGCCGTCGACGACGGCGTCGTCTACCTGACCGACGAGGCTTACGAGTTCGTCGGACCTGGCCCGATCGAAACCGACGACGCCGATCGCACCTCGACGTCGAACGTCGAATTTTGA
- a CDS encoding DUF7344 domain-containing protein, with protein MTASSHPESDCVDLVLSVLDWLDTQETSPDAVDDAFSLLASRRRRLLLEVMATYGEELTLPDAAEEVAVRETGRKVRELSAEEVADVYISLYHDHLPRLVDAGLLEYDQERDLVSPAAVR; from the coding sequence ATGACTGCCTCGTCCCATCCCGAGTCCGACTGTGTCGATCTCGTGCTCTCGGTCCTCGACTGGCTCGATACGCAGGAGACGTCGCCAGACGCAGTCGACGACGCCTTCTCGCTCCTCGCCAGCCGTCGTCGTCGCCTGCTGCTCGAGGTGATGGCCACCTACGGCGAGGAGCTCACCCTCCCCGACGCCGCCGAGGAGGTCGCCGTCCGGGAAACCGGCCGGAAGGTACGGGAACTCTCCGCCGAGGAGGTCGCCGACGTCTACATCTCGCTGTATCACGACCACCTCCCGCGACTGGTCGACGCCGGCCTGCTCGAGTACGATCAGGAACGCGACCTCGTCTCCCCGGCCGCCGTTCGGTAG
- a CDS encoding transcriptional regulator — protein MREADETTRQRLADALRAEPATPNELAARLDLTPQAVLDHVEHVARSIEGTDEQFLVAPPACRECGFDDFDDLLNRPSRCPDCKSESVDEPTLTIE, from the coding sequence ATGCGCGAGGCCGACGAAACGACCCGACAGCGACTCGCCGACGCCCTCCGTGCCGAGCCGGCGACGCCGAACGAACTGGCCGCGCGGCTCGATCTGACGCCACAGGCGGTGCTCGACCACGTCGAACACGTCGCCCGATCGATCGAGGGGACCGACGAGCAGTTCCTCGTCGCCCCGCCGGCCTGCCGCGAGTGTGGCTTCGACGACTTCGACGACCTGCTGAACCGCCCCTCGCGGTGTCCCGACTGCAAGAGCGAGAGCGTCGACGAACCGACGCTGACGATCGAGTGA
- a CDS encoding sugar phosphate nucleotidyltransferase: MKAVVLAGGYATRMWPITKHRPKMFLPIGDSTVVDRIFAELEADERIDEVYVSTNERFAPDFEAHLADSEFAKPQLSIEETTAEDDKFGVVGALAQLIDRENVDDDLLVIAGDNLISFDVADFLDDFEANAAPTLAAYDVGSREKAKSYGLVELEDDRVVDFQEKPDDPNSTLVSIACYAFPRESLDLLPTYLEEGNNPDEPGWFVQWLQDREPTYAYTFEGAWFDIGTPESYLDAVAWQLDGESLVDDSASLEDATIGDNVHVMDEVTLENTNLDHAVIFPGATVRNADIRRSIIDEGTHLEDLDLAGALIGAHTTITNGSPR, translated from the coding sequence ATGAAGGCCGTCGTTCTTGCTGGCGGATACGCGACGCGAATGTGGCCGATCACGAAACATCGGCCCAAGATGTTCCTCCCGATCGGCGACTCGACCGTCGTCGATCGCATCTTCGCCGAACTCGAGGCCGACGAGCGGATCGACGAGGTCTACGTGAGCACGAACGAGCGGTTCGCGCCCGATTTCGAGGCCCACCTCGCCGACAGCGAGTTCGCAAAACCGCAGCTCTCGATCGAAGAGACGACCGCGGAAGACGACAAGTTCGGCGTCGTCGGCGCGCTCGCCCAGTTGATCGATCGCGAGAACGTCGACGACGACCTGCTGGTGATCGCCGGCGACAACCTGATCAGTTTCGACGTCGCCGACTTCCTCGACGACTTCGAGGCGAACGCCGCACCGACGCTCGCCGCCTACGACGTCGGCTCCCGCGAGAAGGCAAAATCGTACGGCCTCGTCGAACTCGAGGACGATCGCGTCGTCGACTTCCAGGAGAAGCCCGACGACCCGAACAGCACGCTCGTCTCGATCGCCTGTTACGCGTTCCCCCGGGAGTCCCTCGACCTCCTCCCGACCTACCTCGAGGAGGGGAATAACCCCGACGAGCCAGGCTGGTTCGTCCAGTGGCTCCAGGACCGGGAGCCGACCTACGCCTACACCTTCGAGGGCGCGTGGTTCGACATCGGCACCCCCGAGAGCTACCTCGACGCCGTCGCGTGGCAACTGGACGGCGAGTCGCTCGTCGACGACTCCGCATCTCTCGAGGACGCCACGATCGGCGACAACGTCCACGTGATGGACGAGGTCACCCTGGAGAACACGAACCTCGACCACGCGGTGATCTTCCCCGGGGCGACGGTCCGCAACGCCGACATCCGCCGCTCGATCATCGACGAGGGGACCCACCTCGAGGACCTCGACCTCGCGGGGGCGCTGATCGGGGCCCACACGACGATCACGAACGGCTCGCCCCGGTGA
- a CDS encoding diphthine--ammonia ligase, which yields MSETDGAWVSLFSGGKDSAWALYRALERGLDVRRLVTVHPTGDSYMYHVPATDLAGLAAESIGIPLVDVEPDDFDAESTIDASAQGDDELEPLEAALAALDDDLAGGIAGVTAGAVESEYQTNRIEAMCDRLGCDLFAPLWQEDPRELADAMLDAGFDIRIIRVAAHGLDESWLGRRLDREALADLERLNEEYGVHILGEGGEFETLVVDGPHMDRAIDLEYEPEWEGTRGTIRVTDARLE from the coding sequence ATGAGCGAGACAGACGGCGCGTGGGTCAGTCTCTTCTCGGGCGGCAAGGACTCCGCGTGGGCGCTGTACCGGGCGCTCGAACGGGGGCTCGACGTTCGGCGACTCGTCACCGTCCACCCGACCGGTGACTCCTACATGTACCACGTCCCGGCGACCGACCTGGCCGGGCTGGCGGCCGAGAGCATCGGCATTCCGCTGGTCGACGTCGAACCCGACGACTTCGACGCCGAGTCGACGATCGACGCGAGCGCCCAGGGCGACGACGAACTCGAGCCCCTGGAGGCGGCGCTCGCGGCCCTCGACGACGACCTCGCGGGCGGCATCGCCGGCGTCACCGCAGGGGCCGTCGAGAGCGAGTACCAGACGAACCGGATCGAGGCCATGTGCGATCGGCTCGGCTGTGACCTCTTCGCGCCCCTCTGGCAGGAGGATCCCCGAGAACTCGCCGACGCGATGCTCGACGCGGGGTTCGACATCCGGATCATCCGGGTCGCCGCCCACGGGCTCGACGAGTCGTGGCTCGGCCGGCGACTCGATCGCGAGGCGCTCGCCGACCTCGAACGGCTCAACGAGGAGTACGGCGTCCACATCCTGGGGGAAGGCGGCGAGTTCGAGACGCTGGTCGTCGACGGCCCGCACATGGATCGGGCGATCGATCTCGAGTACGAACCCGAGTGGGAGGGAACGCGGGGGACGATTCGGGTGACGGACGCTCGGCTGGAGTGA
- a CDS encoding DUF373 family protein yields MTTLVVCLDRTDDVGRKTGLRSPVVGWEAVRALVTDVGLADPEDSGVNTLLETLRVAQSLRDEDEEVVVAVVSGDRESMVSADRAVARQLDDLIDDHDPDSAIVVIDSADDERLVPIVESRVQVDSVDRVVVRQARDIESTYYLLKQFLADEELRQTVLVPIGLTLLVFPMLAAFAGPAEGAAAITTVIGLFLLYKGFNVDEILTGLAHQVRESLYSGQVSVVTYVVAAGLTLMGLFAGGLAVSGLENRPGVLIPAMQFAFDSVPWLAMAALTASAGRLLDEIIDDEPIRSSYLNLPFIVVAVGLVVRGFSAYFLEDQGVIEPLVVPAIEQGVLSVDSFTVTAGERLALFVVTAIAVSLVGAQVASHFSRTVESGEVTDGGEAGSELTDGGPTADYPTRPPANTATRDDDPESDRQDANTGTDADRPDGREE; encoded by the coding sequence GTGACAACGCTGGTCGTCTGTCTCGACCGGACCGACGACGTCGGGCGCAAGACCGGTCTCCGGTCGCCCGTCGTCGGCTGGGAGGCAGTCCGCGCGCTCGTGACCGACGTCGGCCTCGCGGATCCGGAAGATTCGGGGGTCAACACCCTGCTCGAGACGCTCCGGGTCGCCCAGAGCCTCCGCGACGAGGACGAGGAGGTCGTCGTCGCCGTCGTCTCCGGTGACCGGGAGTCGATGGTCTCGGCCGATCGGGCCGTCGCACGCCAGCTCGACGACCTCATCGACGACCACGACCCCGACTCCGCCATCGTCGTCATCGACAGCGCGGACGACGAGCGCCTGGTGCCGATCGTCGAGAGCCGCGTCCAGGTCGATTCGGTCGATCGGGTGGTCGTCCGGCAGGCGCGCGACATCGAGTCGACCTACTACCTGCTCAAGCAGTTCCTCGCGGACGAGGAACTGCGCCAGACCGTGCTCGTGCCGATCGGGCTGACGCTACTGGTGTTCCCGATGCTCGCGGCCTTTGCCGGTCCCGCCGAGGGCGCGGCCGCGATCACCACTGTCATCGGGCTCTTCTTGCTCTACAAGGGATTCAACGTCGACGAGATCCTGACCGGGCTCGCCCACCAGGTCCGCGAATCGCTGTACTCCGGTCAGGTGTCGGTCGTCACCTACGTCGTCGCCGCCGGGCTGACGCTCATGGGCCTGTTCGCCGGCGGACTCGCCGTTTCGGGCCTCGAGAACCGGCCGGGCGTCCTGATCCCCGCGATGCAGTTCGCCTTCGACAGCGTCCCGTGGCTCGCGATGGCCGCCCTCACCGCGAGCGCCGGTCGCCTGCTCGACGAGATCATCGACGACGAACCGATCCGGAGTTCGTACCTCAACCTCCCGTTCATCGTCGTCGCCGTCGGACTGGTGGTCCGGGGCTTCTCCGCGTACTTCCTCGAAGACCAGGGCGTGATCGAACCGCTCGTCGTCCCGGCGATCGAGCAGGGCGTGCTCTCGGTCGACAGTTTCACGGTGACTGCGGGCGAGCGGCTGGCGCTGTTCGTCGTCACCGCGATCGCGGTGAGTCTCGTCGGCGCGCAGGTCGCGTCGCACTTCAGCCGAACCGTCGAGAGCGGCGAGGTGACCGACGGCGGCGAGGCCGGCTCCGAACTCACCGATGGCGGTCCGACGGCCGACTACCCGACGCGCCCGCCGGCCAACACCGCGACTCGCGACGACGACCCCGAATCCGATCGGCAGGACGCGAACACCGGTACCGACGCCGATCGGCCGGATGGCCGAGAGGAGTGA
- the sppA gene encoding signal peptide peptidase SppA: MVSSEGIGRLVIVLAGGVAFAVIGFALFVAYPATLADLFGVIAALVVVGIGLRIAGSIADSEFPGYDVAEVAVEGPITRDGGSGPLPSSPRATPADDIVEQIDRADEDENARALLLKLNTPGGEVVPSDDIKLAAERFDGPTIAYTTDVCASGGYWIASGCDELWARDASIVGSIGVIGSRVNASDLAEKVGLSYERFAAGEYKDAGTALKEMDEDERAYLQGLIDDYYETFVERVSDGRELDPEEIRETEARIYLGETAAEMGLVDHLGTRRDLESELADRLDTDEVTVEEFEPERPLMARVGAGARGVAYALGAGISGAVLGDERDREFRLRT; encoded by the coding sequence GTGGTCAGTAGCGAGGGAATCGGCAGGCTGGTGATCGTACTCGCCGGCGGCGTCGCGTTCGCCGTGATCGGGTTCGCCCTCTTCGTGGCCTACCCGGCGACGCTCGCGGACCTCTTCGGGGTCATCGCCGCGCTCGTCGTCGTCGGGATCGGCCTCCGGATCGCGGGGTCGATCGCCGACTCGGAGTTCCCGGGGTACGACGTCGCCGAGGTCGCCGTCGAGGGGCCGATCACCCGCGACGGCGGCAGTGGGCCGCTTCCGTCGAGCCCGCGGGCGACGCCGGCAGACGACATCGTCGAGCAGATCGATCGAGCCGACGAGGACGAGAACGCACGGGCGCTGTTGCTGAAGCTCAACACGCCGGGGGGCGAGGTCGTCCCCAGCGACGACATCAAACTCGCCGCCGAGCGGTTCGACGGGCCGACGATCGCCTACACGACCGACGTCTGTGCCAGCGGCGGCTACTGGATCGCGAGCGGCTGTGACGAACTCTGGGCCCGCGACGCGAGCATCGTGGGCTCGATCGGCGTCATCGGCTCGCGGGTCAACGCGAGCGACCTCGCCGAGAAGGTGGGCCTCTCCTACGAGCGGTTCGCCGCGGGCGAGTACAAGGACGCCGGGACCGCGCTCAAGGAGATGGACGAGGACGAGCGCGCGTACCTGCAGGGGTTGATCGACGACTACTACGAGACGTTCGTCGAACGAGTCAGCGACGGCCGCGAACTCGATCCCGAAGAGATCCGCGAGACGGAAGCCCGAATCTACCTCGGCGAGACCGCCGCCGAGATGGGGCTGGTCGACCATCTCGGCACCCGTCGAGACCTCGAGAGCGAACTGGCCGATCGGCTCGACACCGACGAGGTGACCGTCGAGGAGTTCGAACCCGAACGGCCGCTGATGGCCCGCGTCGGGGCCGGTGCCCGCGGCGTCGCGTACGCGCTCGGTGCGGGAATCTCCGGTGCCGTGCTGGGTGACGAACGCGATCGCGAGTTCCGTCTGCGCACCTGA